Proteins found in one Bacillus sp. BGMRC 2118 genomic segment:
- the mce gene encoding methylmalonyl-CoA epimerase, with translation MIKKVDHIGIAVRSIEESLHFYISTLQLELEGIEEVESENVRVAFIKAGETKLELLQPTNESSAIAKFIEKKGEGIHHVALGVSSIEERIQELKEKGIQMINETSKPGAGGAQIAFMHPKSTGGVLLELCEKK, from the coding sequence ATGATAAAGAAAGTAGATCATATAGGTATTGCTGTTCGGTCAATTGAGGAATCATTACACTTCTATATATCCACATTACAACTTGAACTAGAGGGAATAGAAGAAGTAGAATCAGAAAATGTACGTGTCGCATTCATAAAAGCAGGTGAAACGAAATTAGAGCTGTTACAGCCTACTAACGAAAGCAGTGCCATTGCGAAATTTATAGAAAAGAAAGGTGAAGGAATTCACCATGTAGCATTAGGTGTTTCATCTATTGAAGAGAGAATTCAAGAACTTAAAGAAAAAGGAATACAAATGATTAATGAAACATCGAAACCGGGAGCAGGTGGTGCACAAATCGCATTTATGCATCCTAAATCTACGGGTGGTGTTTTACTAGAACTTTGTGAAAAGAAATAA